A window from Enterocloster bolteae encodes these proteins:
- a CDS encoding antirestriction protein ArdA: MNQSMQVWIYACQFIDDPAYQGSALSLPAHREAVRDAFQRARLKEGEPYHLERGRGWPGFIESVLDRYNHTLEELNLLVYKLAQMTEKQIEVYEGVLKALPERNMKQVINGLYNLERFEFLPGIQCDNEIGEMTIDNDLDPILKDLPGDIYPLLDTEKVGAYIREKENGVFTSKGYCYRVSDQWQEVYDGKQLPEQVEIHRALFSLYLVPAGTNTEDLGVGAWLELPYDEAAKNQVLERLGLELFSHCGIAKIHAAAPLFEQLAGQDHDIDRWNHLAKKLASMTEKELLKYKAVSEFEGCSSIEQAAELTDMLEQYTFDPVQVTYATYGRECLEQMGADLEAQAFRRFDFEGYGKELYAQTGRKLTAYGAVSKEPVLEEVQSEDHAMMTQGMG; this comes from the coding sequence GTGAATCAATCTATGCAGGTATGGATTTATGCCTGCCAGTTTATAGATGATCCTGCCTATCAGGGAAGTGCCCTATCTCTACCGGCTCACCGGGAGGCGGTGAGGGATGCGTTTCAGAGGGCAAGGTTAAAGGAAGGGGAGCCTTATCATTTAGAGCGCGGCCGGGGCTGGCCGGGATTTATCGAATCGGTTCTGGACCGCTACAATCATACGCTGGAAGAATTGAATCTGTTAGTCTATAAGTTGGCACAGATGACTGAGAAGCAGATCGAGGTTTATGAAGGTGTTCTAAAGGCCCTTCCGGAACGAAACATGAAACAGGTTATCAATGGCCTGTATAACCTGGAGCGGTTTGAATTCCTTCCGGGAATTCAATGCGACAATGAAATCGGGGAAATGACCATTGACAATGATCTGGATCCGATTTTGAAGGATTTGCCGGGAGACATTTACCCGCTTTTGGATACCGAAAAGGTTGGAGCGTATATAAGGGAAAAGGAAAATGGCGTGTTTACATCCAAGGGCTACTGTTACCGTGTTTCAGACCAGTGGCAGGAAGTCTATGACGGAAAGCAGCTTCCGGAACAGGTGGAGATTCATCGCGCCCTGTTTTCTCTGTATCTTGTCCCTGCGGGAACGAATACGGAAGATTTAGGGGTGGGAGCCTGGCTGGAACTTCCATATGATGAAGCGGCAAAAAATCAGGTATTAGAGAGGCTTGGACTGGAATTATTCAGCCATTGCGGGATCGCCAAAATACACGCTGCGGCCCCGCTGTTTGAGCAGTTAGCAGGGCAAGATCATGACATAGATCGGTGGAACCACCTGGCTAAGAAGCTAGCGTCTATGACAGAAAAGGAGCTGCTGAAATACAAAGCCGTGTCGGAGTTTGAAGGCTGTTCCAGCATAGAGCAGGCTGCCGAGCTGACTGATATGCTGGAACAGTATACGTTTGACCCGGTACAGGTGACTTATGCCACCTACGGCAGGGAATGTCTGGAACAGATGGGAGCGGACCTGGAAGCACAGGCATTTCGGAGATTTGACTTTGAAGGCTATGGGAAAGAGCTGTATGCCCAGACCGGGAGGAAGCTCACGGCCTATGGAGCAGTCTCAAAGGAGCCCGTCCTGGAGGAAGTTCAATCGGAGGACCATGCCATGATGACGCAGGGAATGGGATAG
- a CDS encoding AbrB/MazE/SpoVT family DNA-binding domain-containing protein, with product MSKPVYKVMDSKGRVLIPRELRLAAGMCGGDILALQLQEGKVSVRKVEIVEVGDQSPEAVEAYVRAAIKTMPDAVRLSLISDLSGLVREKEGSHVG from the coding sequence ATGAGTAAGCCGGTATATAAGGTGATGGACAGTAAGGGAAGGGTGTTGATTCCGAGGGAACTGCGTCTGGCGGCCGGTATGTGCGGCGGGGATATCCTGGCCCTTCAGCTCCAGGAAGGGAAGGTATCCGTGCGTAAGGTGGAAATTGTGGAGGTGGGGGATCAGTCACCGGAAGCGGTAGAAGCCTATGTCCGAGCCGCCATTAAAACCATGCCGGATGCAGTCAGGTTAAGCCTGATTTCAGACCTGTCCGGGCTGGTCCGGGAGAAGGAGGGGAGCCATGTCGGATAA